Sequence from the Corallococcus sp. EGB genome:
CCGTCGGACGCGCCGGTCCTGGACTCGGGGGAGGCGCCGCGCACCACGGACGCGCAGCAGCAGCGGCTGGTGAATGGCGCGCCGCTCTACAACCCGAACGTCAACGTCCACATCGTCCAGAAGAAGCGCTTCGCGGACGAGGGCAAGCACGAGCTGGTGCTGTATCCCGCCGCCGTGCAGGTGAACGGCAAGTTCACCAACCACGTGGGCACCGCGCTGAACTACGTCTACCACCTGCAGGAGAACTTCGCCCTCCAGGTGGGCGGCCAGTACAACTGGTACTCCGACGAGAGCGACTTCAACCTGGAGCTCATCGACAAGGTGCGCGAGCAGGCCCAGGCCGCGTCGTCGCTCCTGCTCCAGTGGGGCGCGACCGCGGGCGTGGAGGTCACGCCGCTCTACGGCAAGTTCGCCTTCTTCAACAACTCGCTGGCGCAGTTCAGCGTGGTGCTGTCAGGCGGCGCGGGCATTGGCAAGACGCGCCACCTCATCCGCCCGGAGGTGTCCAACGAGGTGGATGGACAGACGTTCCGGGTGCCCGCGCGCTTCGGCGACACGGGCAACAAGTTCCTGGGGGAGGTGGGCGGCGGCTTCCGCGTGCAGTTCGGCGAGAGCTACGCCCTCCGCCTGGAGGTGCGCGACCTCATCTACACCGCGCGCGTGGACAAGGTGGACGGCTGCAACCTGGCGGACTTCGAAGCGCTGGAGGCCGCGCGCGCCGCCAACGAGCCCTTCAGCGGCCTCACCCTGAGCGGCAGCTGCCAGGTGTCCAAGTTCGACGGCGTGGACCCGAAGACGAAGAAGAACTACCGCGAGGACATCATCCTCGGGCGGGACCTCGTCGCCGAGCCCTCGTCGGACGTCCTCAACAACGTCAGCTTCTACGCTGGCTTCTCGGTGCTCTTCTAGCCATGTCCCGACTGCTCCGACTCCTCGTCGTCCTCGGGCCCCTCGCCGTGCCCGCCGTCGCGTTCGCCCAGCAGGACGTGGGCACCTACAACCGCGCGCTGTCCGCCTTCAACGCGGGCCAGCTCGACACCGCGGCCCCCCTCTTCGCGAAGCTGGCGGAAGGGGAGGACGCGGACCTCAAGGGCAAGGCCGAGTTCTACCTGGCGCAGACCCTCGCCAAGAAGGACCTGCCCGTCGCGGCCTTCATCTCCTACGCGGCCATCGTCAACGCCGGCCCCAAGCACCCCTCGTACCTCAAGGCCATCGAGGGGCTGGTGGACATGCAGCAGCGGCTGGACGAGCAGAACCTCATCCCCAGCATCCTCAACCAGGCCTACACGGATGAAGTGCGCGACCAGTGGGCCACGCTGCCCAAGGAGGTGCTCGCGCGCATCAACTACCTGGTCGGCACCGCCAGCCAGCGCCGCATGCGCTTCGAGGAGGCCCGCGCGCTGCTGGAGGCCGTGCCCGCGGACAGCCGCGTCTACGCGAAGGCCCGCTATCTGCTGGGCACGGTGCTCGCCGATCCGCGCTTCCCGGGCCGTCCCGGCGAAGGGGAGACGCTGGACCAGGAGGCCCTCGCCGCGTTCCAGGCCGTGCTGAACGCGAAGGAGCCTCAGGTGGAGCTGCGGGAGACGCGTGAGCTGGCGCTCCTGGGCCTCGGCCGCGTGCACTACCGCCGCGGCGAGTACGCGGAGGCGGTGAAGGCCTACGAAGGCGTGCCCCGCTACGCGCGCTTCTGGGACCAGGCCCTCTTCGAGAACGGCTTCGCCCGCTTCCAGAACGAGGACTTCGGCGGGGCGCTGGGCAGCCTCCAGGCGCTGCACGCGCCGCAGTTCGAGGGCGCCTTCCAGCCCGAGTCGTGGATCCTCAAGGCCACCGTCTATTACTACTCGTGCCTCTACGACGAGGTGAAGACGACGCTCGCCGCGTTCGACGAGCGCTACGGCCCCATGGCCCGGCAGCTGGAGCCCTTCACCGGCGAGGACGTGGCGCCCATCCAGGCGTTCAACCTGGTGGCCTCCGAGAACCGCCGCCTGCCGCGCGCGGTGTACCTGTGGATCCGCAACAACGAGCGCATCCGTGAGGTGATGCGGACGCTGGCGCGCGTGGACCAGGAGAAGCGCGCCATCAGCGAGGGCCCGTGGCGCGGGACGCCGTTCGCCGCGCAGACGGTGGCGTCGCTGGAGGACATCCGCACCACGCTGCTGCAGGTGGGCGGCACGCTCGCCAAGAACCGCATCCAGGAGGCCGCGGACAACCTCCGCACCTTCTCCGACCAGGCGGAGATCATCCGCGTGCAGACGGCGCTGGATGAGAAGGACCTCTTCTCCGAGGGCGTGGACCAGAAGGCGCTGCTGTCCCGCCAGACGCTCTACCGCCCGAAGATGCCCGGCGCGGCGTGGAACTACTGGCGCTTCCAGGGCGAGTTCTGGATCGACGAGATCGGCTACTATCAGTACACGCTCAAGCGGGGCTGCCCCGCTCGCCAGGAGAAGTAGGCAAGTAGGAGCCGGGCGCACCCGGCCGCCCGTGAGAAACACCCAAGAGGCCCCGCCACCGTGCGTTTGTCACGGGGGATGGGGCCTCTTCACTTGATGTTGAGTCCTGGAAGTTGGCTCGGACTGATCGCGTACGGCGGGGCACAAGGCACGTTCCGGGCCACTTCTCAATCTGGGTACCCGCGTCTACTTTCCGTCGTCCCTCCCAGATGGGCAGAAGTTTTCCCAGACAGGCGAGGCGCGGTTCTCCAGGAGCTCGCATGAAGGTGGTTCTTCGGTTCGGTGCACTGGCGGTGGGCGTCGCGCTCGCGGCCGGTGGGGTGGGGGAGGCGGCGGAGGAGACGGCACCGCCGCGCAAGGTGGCGACGAAGAAGTCCTCCTCGAAGGCGGCGGCCAGGAAGGCCGAGGCCGCGAGCAAGAAGGACAAGGAGGAGGCCAAGAAGGCAGAGCTGCCGCCCGGCGTCGCGCCCCAGGACATGCGCAAGGGCCCGGCGCGGGTGAAGCCCGCCACGGCCAAGTTCGCGGACACGCCGCGCATCGCGGACTCCCAGAAGAACGCGCTCGCGGACAAGAAGCGCGACGAGGCCATCGAGGGCTTCAAGCGCCTCATCCCCAAGCTGCAGGAGACCTCCACGCAGAAGGCGGAGATGCAGTACCGCCTGTCGGAGCTCTACTGGGAGAAGTCCAAGTACCTCTACCAGCTGGAGATGGAGAAGTTCCTCGCGGCGGAGAAGGCCTACGACGCCGCCGTGGCGCGCGGTGAGAAGGCCACGCCGCCGGAGCAGGACCACCGCGAGTCCGAGCACTACCGCGCGGAGACGATGCGCATCTACGAGGCCATCCTCAGCGAGTACCCGGACTACCCGGCCCGCGACGAGGTCCTCTTCTCCCTGGGCTACAACCTCTACGAGCTCAACCGCAAGCAGGACGCGGTGGCCCGCTACGAGGAGCTGATCCGCGACTTCCCGAAGTCGCAGTTCGTCCCGGACGCGTACATCCAGCTGGGCAACCACTACTTCGACAACAACAAGCTCGCGCCCGCGAAGGAGAACTACCAGAAGGCGCGCGACTCCGGCGTGCCCAAGATCTACGCCTACGCCACCTACAAGCTGTCCTGGTGTGACTACAACGCGGGCGACCTGGACGCGGGCCTGAAGAAGCTGCACGAGGTGGTGGACTACGCGGGCCAGCACGGCGCGGAGCTGGGCGACCTGCGCACGGAGGCCCTCAACGACCTCACCGTCTTCTACGTCCAGTTGGATCAGCCGAAGGAAGCGCTGGCCTACTTCAAGGAGAAGGCTCCGCCGAAGCGCCAGGGCCGGCTGCTCGCGAAGACGGCCGCGGGCCTGGTGGACGCGGGCCACTTCGACAGCGCCATCCTGGTGTACCGCACGCTCATCGACGACGCGCCCATGGGCGCGAACGCGCCGGAGTACCAGCAGGCGGTGGTGCGCGCGTACGAGGGCCTGCGCCAGCGCCAGCAGGTCCGCAAGGAGATGAAGCGGATGGTGGACCTCTACCGCCCGGGTGGCGAGTGGTGGACCGCCAACGCGAGCAACGCGGGCGTGCTGCGCAACGCCTTCAGCGTCACCGAAGAGGCCATGCGCGTGATGGTGACGGAGTACCACCAGGAGGCGCAGAAGACGCGCCAGGTGGAGACCTACCGGCTCGCGCGTGACATCTACAAGCAGTACGTGGACGCGTTCGCCTCCAGCGACAACCCGGAGTTCGTCGCGGACTCCGCGTTCAACATCCGCTTCTTCTACGCGGAAATCCTCTGGGCCCTGGAGGAGTGGGAGGCCGCCGCCGCCGAGTACGACGCCGTGGTGGCGTTCAAGATTCCGGATCGCGACTCCGCGAAGGAGGTCTCCAACGAGTCCTACCGCAAGTCCGCCGCGTACAACGCGGTGCTCGCCTACGACAAGCTCGTCAAGATCGAGCGCGGCCAGCTCTCCAAGAGCGACCTGAAGGACGGCCAGAAGGTCGACGAGAAGAAGGACAAGGGCGACGTCGCCAAGCAGAAGCTGGTGAAGCGCGACGCCAAGGACCAGGCCGAGCAGCCGCTCACGAAGTTCGAGGACCGGCTGGTCGCCGCGTGCGACACGTACAACAACCTGTATCCGGGCAACCAGGATGAGATCGACCTGCGCTACCAGGCCGCGGTCATCCTCTACGACCGCGCGCACTTCGTGGACGCGGCCCGCCGCTTCGGGGAGATCATCGACAAGTTCCCGGAGGAGCGCCGCTCGCGCGACGCCGCGGACCTGACCATGTACGTGCTGGAGAGCCGCGAGGAGTGGCAGGAGCTCAACACGCTCTCGCGCAAGTTCCTGAATAACAAGAAGCTGTCCAAGCCCGGCTCGGACTTCGCCCAGCGCGTGGCCCGCGTGGTGGAGGGCAGCCAGTACAAGTACGTGGACGAGGTCGTCTACAAGAAGGAGAAGAACCCCGCCAAGGCCGCCGAGGAGTTCCTCCGCTTCGTGACGGAGTTCCCCAAGTCGGAGAACGCGGACCGCGCGCTCACCTACGCGATGGTCATCGCGCAGGAGGCCGGTGAGGTGGACAAGGGCATCACCGCCGGTGAGCGCGTCCTCAAGGAGTACCCGAACAGCAACTTCGAACTGAAGACGCGCTACACGCTGTCCGGCCTCTACGAGAAGGTCGCCGAGTTCAAGAAGGCCGCCGCCATGTCCGAGTCCTTCGTGGCCGCCTACGACGCGGCGATGAAGGCCCGCGAGGCGCAGGCGAAGAAGACCAAGGAGCCGAAGGCCAAGCCCACCGCCGTCGCGAAGAAGGACGACACGCCGGGGGCCGCGGAGGACGCGGACTCCAAGCGCGCGCAGAAGGCCGCCGAGCGCAAGGCGCAGGTGGACGCCGCCGGCGAGTGGGTGGCGGACGCGCTCTTCAACGCGGGCGTCTGGTACGACGGCCTGGGTGAGTCCCAGAAGGCCGTCAACGCGTGGAACAGCTACCTGGCGCGCTTCAGGGACCGGAAGGACGTGCCCCAGGTGGCCTTCTCCATCGGCCTGGTGTGGGAGAAGGAGAAGAAGTGGGGCGACGCGGCCCGCGCCTTCAACCGCTTCGTGGAGGACTACGGCCGCGACTCGCGCACCGCCGCGGGCCAGGCGTACCTGGCGCGGTACCACGAGATGCTCGCGTACCAGAAGATGCGGGACGTGCGCGGCCAGGAGAAGGCACAGGACGACCTGGTGCGCGGCTGGACCCGGCTCTCGGAGAACGTGCGCAAGGACACCGCGGTGCTCAACGCGTACGGCCACGCGCGCTTCCTGGCGCTGGAGCCCACGTGGAAGCGCTTCTCGGACATCAAGTTCACGCGCGTCTCCACCATCCGCCGCGACCTGACGAACAAGCAGCGTGAGATGCAGCGCGTGGAGAAGGAGTACGCGGCGGTGCTCGCCACGGGCTCCGGCGAGTGGGGCATCGCGGCGCTGACGCGCATCGGCCTCGCGTACGCGGACTTCGCGCGCAACATCCTGGACTCGCCGGACCCCTCCGGTCTGGACGACGAGCAGCTCAGCATGTACCGCGGCGAGCTGGAGAACCTGGCGCTGCCCCTGGAGGACAAGTCCAGCGAGGCGCTGGAGAAGGGCCTCCAGAAGGCCTACGAGCTGGGCATCTACAGCGAGTGGACGCTGGCCGCGCAGGACCAGCTCAACCGCTTCCGTCCGGGCGTCTACGCCCAGGTGAGGCCGGTGACGTACCGGGGCAGCAGTGATTCGCGCATCGCCTCGGGCGTGCTGAAGGACCTCAACGGCCCCGCCAGCGCCTCCGCGGAGCCCCAGCCCGCCGCCGCGCCGGAAGCCGCGCCCGCGGAGAACGCGAAGCCCGCAGCCACGCCGGAAGGGACGGAGGCCGCGAAGCCCGAGCCCACCGCGTCGCTCGAGGGGGTTCAGCCGTGAAGACGAACCACAGCATCGCCATGAGCAGCCAGTGGAAGGGGACGGGGATGGAAGGCTTTCGCACCAAGCGCATGTTCCTGGCGGGGGCCTTCGCCTTCGCCTTCACCACGGCCTGCGCCACGGGGCCCAGGCCCACGCCCGTCGCGATGAACGCGGTGGAGAAGCCCGCCGCCACCGTCCCCGCCGCGCCGCCTCCCGCTCCGGTGGAGAAGGGCGACGCCAACGGCCGGTTCGCGCAGGCCCTGAAGGCCTATGAGGCCGGGGACCTGGACGGCGCGCGCAAGGGCTTCGAGGACGTCGTGTCGCAGGAGCCCAAGGCGCTCAACGCGCGCTTCAACCTGGGCGTCATCGCGGAGAAGCAGGGCCGCCCCGCGGATGCCCGCGCGGCGTACGAGCAGGTGCTCGCGTTGGATCCGGCGCACACGCCGTCGGTGATGAACCTGGGGCTGATGCGCCGGCACGAGGGCCAGCTGGACGAGGCCATCTCGCTCTACACGAAGGCGCTCCAGACGCCGGGCCACGAGCACGACGAGCCGGTGCTCAACGCGCTGGCCGCGACGTACCGCCTGGCCGGCAAGCTGGACGAGGCGGAGGCCACGGGCCGGCGCGTGCTCGCTCGCAGCAAGG
This genomic interval carries:
- a CDS encoding tetratricopeptide repeat protein; the protein is MKVVLRFGALAVGVALAAGGVGEAAEETAPPRKVATKKSSSKAAARKAEAASKKDKEEAKKAELPPGVAPQDMRKGPARVKPATAKFADTPRIADSQKNALADKKRDEAIEGFKRLIPKLQETSTQKAEMQYRLSELYWEKSKYLYQLEMEKFLAAEKAYDAAVARGEKATPPEQDHRESEHYRAETMRIYEAILSEYPDYPARDEVLFSLGYNLYELNRKQDAVARYEELIRDFPKSQFVPDAYIQLGNHYFDNNKLAPAKENYQKARDSGVPKIYAYATYKLSWCDYNAGDLDAGLKKLHEVVDYAGQHGAELGDLRTEALNDLTVFYVQLDQPKEALAYFKEKAPPKRQGRLLAKTAAGLVDAGHFDSAILVYRTLIDDAPMGANAPEYQQAVVRAYEGLRQRQQVRKEMKRMVDLYRPGGEWWTANASNAGVLRNAFSVTEEAMRVMVTEYHQEAQKTRQVETYRLARDIYKQYVDAFASSDNPEFVADSAFNIRFFYAEILWALEEWEAAAAEYDAVVAFKIPDRDSAKEVSNESYRKSAAYNAVLAYDKLVKIERGQLSKSDLKDGQKVDEKKDKGDVAKQKLVKRDAKDQAEQPLTKFEDRLVAACDTYNNLYPGNQDEIDLRYQAAVILYDRAHFVDAARRFGEIIDKFPEERRSRDAADLTMYVLESREEWQELNTLSRKFLNNKKLSKPGSDFAQRVARVVEGSQYKYVDEVVYKKEKNPAKAAEEFLRFVTEFPKSENADRALTYAMVIAQEAGEVDKGITAGERVLKEYPNSNFELKTRYTLSGLYEKVAEFKKAAAMSESFVAAYDAAMKAREAQAKKTKEPKAKPTAVAKKDDTPGAAEDADSKRAQKAAERKAQVDAAGEWVADALFNAGVWYDGLGESQKAVNAWNSYLARFRDRKDVPQVAFSIGLVWEKEKKWGDAARAFNRFVEDYGRDSRTAAGQAYLARYHEMLAYQKMRDVRGQEKAQDDLVRGWTRLSENVRKDTAVLNAYGHARFLALEPTWKRFSDIKFTRVSTIRRDLTNKQREMQRVEKEYAAVLATGSGEWGIAALTRIGLAYADFARNILDSPDPSGLDDEQLSMYRGELENLALPLEDKSSEALEKGLQKAYELGIYSEWTLAAQDQLNRFRPGVYAQVRPVTYRGSSDSRIASGVLKDLNGPASASAEPQPAAAPEAAPAENAKPAATPEGTEAAKPEPTASLEGVQP
- a CDS encoding tetratricopeptide repeat protein, whose protein sequence is MSRLLRLLVVLGPLAVPAVAFAQQDVGTYNRALSAFNAGQLDTAAPLFAKLAEGEDADLKGKAEFYLAQTLAKKDLPVAAFISYAAIVNAGPKHPSYLKAIEGLVDMQQRLDEQNLIPSILNQAYTDEVRDQWATLPKEVLARINYLVGTASQRRMRFEEARALLEAVPADSRVYAKARYLLGTVLADPRFPGRPGEGETLDQEALAAFQAVLNAKEPQVELRETRELALLGLGRVHYRRGEYAEAVKAYEGVPRYARFWDQALFENGFARFQNEDFGGALGSLQALHAPQFEGAFQPESWILKATVYYYSCLYDEVKTTLAAFDERYGPMARQLEPFTGEDVAPIQAFNLVASENRRLPRAVYLWIRNNERIREVMRTLARVDQEKRAISEGPWRGTPFAAQTVASLEDIRTTLLQVGGTLAKNRIQEAADNLRTFSDQAEIIRVQTALDEKDLFSEGVDQKALLSRQTLYRPKMPGAAWNYWRFQGEFWIDEIGYYQYTLKRGCPARQEK
- a CDS encoding outer membrane beta-barrel domain-containing protein translates to MRPFRSIALLVAAVPALAFAQGASPAQPPAAPGPDATAPASPSPTEPPERQRTQRAAPVVPQSQPEAAPATPSAPATPDDDDTDGTPSTPSPESTGAQAPAATAPSDAPVLDSGEAPRTTDAQQQRLVNGAPLYNPNVNVHIVQKKRFADEGKHELVLYPAAVQVNGKFTNHVGTALNYVYHLQENFALQVGGQYNWYSDESDFNLELIDKVREQAQAASSLLLQWGATAGVEVTPLYGKFAFFNNSLAQFSVVLSGGAGIGKTRHLIRPEVSNEVDGQTFRVPARFGDTGNKFLGEVGGGFRVQFGESYALRLEVRDLIYTARVDKVDGCNLADFEALEAARAANEPFSGLTLSGSCQVSKFDGVDPKTKKNYREDIILGRDLVAEPSSDVLNNVSFYAGFSVLF